From Candidatus Paceibacterota bacterium, the proteins below share one genomic window:
- a CDS encoding ABC transporter ATP-binding protein, protein MIEVRDLTKGFGPHRILEGVSFRIEKGESAVIIGRSGGGKSILLKHLIGLLKPDAGEVFIAGQNVAAMNERELLPVRRKFGMLFQSAALFDSMTVAENVGFAFRRDRSLPEREVRRKVAEVLEMVDLPGTEDKKPSELSGGMRKRVGLARAIIYKPQIVLYDEPTTGLDPIVSDSIDQLILRVRDRLDVTTVVVTHDMRSTRRLGQRILMLHDKRIYAVGTPDEIFNSPDPVVRRFIEGVSDPKEHYF, encoded by the coding sequence ATGATCGAAGTCCGCGATCTTACGAAAGGCTTCGGACCGCACCGGATATTGGAAGGCGTGAGTTTCCGAATTGAGAAGGGCGAGTCGGCGGTGATCATCGGCCGCAGCGGCGGTGGGAAGAGCATCCTGCTTAAACACCTGATTGGCCTGCTCAAACCCGACGCCGGCGAAGTGTTCATTGCTGGTCAAAACGTTGCCGCGATGAACGAGCGTGAATTGCTGCCAGTGCGCCGGAAGTTCGGCATGTTGTTTCAAAGCGCCGCCCTGTTTGATTCCATGACTGTGGCTGAAAATGTCGGCTTCGCCTTTCGCCGCGATCGCTCGCTGCCCGAGAGAGAAGTTCGCAGGAAGGTAGCCGAAGTCCTCGAAATGGTGGATTTGCCCGGCACTGAGGACAAGAAGCCCTCCGAGCTGTCGGGTGGCATGCGAAAGCGGGTCGGCCTGGCGCGCGCCATTATTTACAAGCCTCAAATTGTCTTGTATGATGAACCCACCACGGGGCTGGACCCGATTGTCTCCGACAGCATTGACCAGCTCATCCTGCGAGTCCGGGACCGTCTGGATGTGACGACGGTGGTGGTGACGCATGACATGCGCAGTACGCGCCGGCTCGGCCAGCGCATCCTGATGCTGCACGACAAGCGAATTTACGCGGTGGGGACGCCGGACGAGATTTTTAATTCACCGGATCCGGTTGTCCGGCGCTTCATTGAAGGCGTTTCCGACCCCAAAGAACACTACTTCTGA